A window of Microbacterium luteolum contains these coding sequences:
- a CDS encoding MFS transporter: MDTTQTETPVAKSAIRKVSIRLVPFVALMFFINYLDRTAIGFASPNGMNDDLALSAAQFGFASGVFFIGYILLEVPSNLALHKFGARRWLARIMVSWGIVALLFTWVGNFEQLVVLRFLLGVAEAGFFPGAILFLSLWVPSQYRGRILMLFYLAQPLTTVIGAPLAGALIQQHGVFFGLEGWRFMFMGVAIPAIVVGVIAWFYLKDKPSDAKWLTLEEQTWLTSALEAERKTTAASQKHVSVRFAFSSGRVWMLSFIYFGFIYGLYALAFFLPTIIEGFQTETGGTFDVLQKGLITAIPYLPAAIVMYFWSRDAGKRGLKTWHIAVPALAGAVSIPLALFTGSPVATIAVITVTACAIFAALPNFWTLPTQFLTGVAAAAGVALINTIGNLAGFSAPYITGAVHDWTGGYQVPMFIVGGFMLLSAVLMVILARRSRVLPGATAATPVVEETR; this comes from the coding sequence GTGGACACCACCCAGACCGAAACGCCTGTCGCGAAGTCCGCGATCCGCAAGGTCTCCATCCGCCTCGTGCCGTTCGTGGCGCTGATGTTCTTCATCAACTACCTCGACCGCACAGCGATCGGATTCGCCTCCCCCAACGGGATGAACGACGACCTCGCCCTGAGCGCCGCGCAGTTCGGCTTCGCCTCGGGGGTCTTCTTCATCGGCTACATCCTGCTGGAGGTGCCGTCGAACCTCGCCCTGCACAAGTTCGGAGCGCGTCGCTGGCTCGCCCGCATCATGGTCAGCTGGGGCATCGTCGCGCTCCTCTTCACCTGGGTGGGGAACTTCGAGCAGCTCGTCGTGCTGCGGTTCCTGCTCGGCGTCGCCGAGGCCGGCTTCTTCCCCGGCGCGATCCTCTTCCTCAGCCTCTGGGTGCCGTCGCAGTACCGCGGGCGCATCCTCATGCTCTTCTACCTGGCCCAGCCGCTGACGACGGTGATCGGCGCCCCGCTCGCCGGCGCCCTCATCCAGCAGCACGGCGTCTTCTTCGGACTCGAGGGCTGGCGCTTCATGTTCATGGGTGTCGCGATCCCCGCGATCGTCGTCGGCGTGATCGCCTGGTTCTACCTCAAGGACAAGCCCTCCGACGCGAAGTGGCTCACCCTCGAGGAGCAGACCTGGCTCACCTCCGCCCTCGAGGCCGAGCGCAAGACGACCGCCGCGAGCCAGAAGCACGTCTCCGTGCGCTTCGCCTTCTCCAGCGGACGCGTCTGGATGCTGTCCTTCATCTACTTCGGCTTCATCTACGGCCTGTACGCGCTGGCGTTCTTCCTGCCCACGATCATCGAGGGCTTCCAGACCGAGACCGGCGGCACCTTCGACGTGCTGCAGAAGGGCCTCATCACCGCGATCCCGTACCTGCCCGCCGCCATCGTCATGTACTTCTGGTCGCGGGATGCCGGCAAGCGCGGCCTGAAGACCTGGCACATCGCGGTCCCGGCCCTCGCCGGCGCGGTCTCCATCCCGCTCGCCCTGTTCACCGGGTCCCCGGTGGCGACCATCGCCGTCATCACGGTCACGGCCTGCGCGATCTTCGCCGCACTGCCGAACTTCTGGACGCTGCCGACGCAGTTCCTCACCGGTGTCGCAGCCGCGGCGGGCGTGGCGCTCATCAACACGATCGGCAACCTCGCCGGCTTCAGCGCTCCGTACATCACGGGTGCCGTGCACGACTGGACCGGTGGCTACCAGGTGCCGATGTTCATCGTCGGCGGTTTCATGCTGCTGTCGGCCGTGCTGATGGTGATCCTCGCCCGTCGGAGCCGCGTCCTCCCCGGTGCCACCGCCGCCACGCCCGTCGTGGAGGAGACGCGATGA
- a CDS encoding phosphogluconate dehydrogenase C-terminal domain-containing protein, whose product MSTTYKIAVIGAGGKMGMRVSNNLAKTDHTVWYVENSPAGQQRTIDAGRELTDAATAVADADILVLAVPDLALGPVTAELVPQARSGAIVLTLDPAAAYAGLLTTRDDVIQAVAHPCHPSIFLRRETPEQWADTFGGIAAPQDAIAAIESDDDAKKDIVEATVRAIYAPVIDVHWVTIKQLAQLEPTLVETVACMIGDLLNEALQETVNTMGVPEAAARSILYGHTQVALANGLRGDNPFSDACLIAMDYGRESIIKDDWKKIFRDDELDKNLARMLHLDKIER is encoded by the coding sequence ATGAGCACCACCTACAAGATCGCCGTCATCGGCGCCGGCGGCAAGATGGGCATGCGCGTATCGAACAACCTGGCGAAGACCGATCACACCGTCTGGTACGTCGAGAACTCGCCCGCCGGACAGCAGCGCACGATCGACGCCGGGCGCGAACTGACGGATGCCGCGACGGCCGTCGCCGACGCCGACATCCTCGTGCTCGCCGTCCCCGACCTCGCCCTCGGCCCGGTCACCGCCGAGCTCGTGCCGCAGGCCAGGAGCGGAGCCATCGTGCTCACCCTCGACCCGGCGGCCGCGTACGCGGGACTCCTCACGACGCGCGACGACGTGATCCAGGCCGTCGCCCACCCGTGCCACCCGTCGATCTTCCTGCGGCGGGAGACGCCGGAGCAGTGGGCCGACACGTTCGGCGGCATCGCCGCCCCGCAGGATGCCATCGCCGCGATCGAGAGCGACGACGACGCCAAGAAGGACATCGTCGAGGCGACCGTCCGCGCGATCTACGCGCCCGTCATCGACGTGCACTGGGTCACGATCAAGCAGCTCGCGCAGCTCGAGCCCACCCTCGTCGAGACCGTCGCCTGCATGATCGGCGACCTGCTCAACGAGGCCCTGCAGGAGACCGTGAACACCATGGGCGTTCCGGAGGCGGCGGCACGCAGCATCCTCTACGGTCACACGCAGGTGGCGCTCGCGAACGGACTGCGCGGCGACAACCCGTTCTCCGACGCGTGCCTGATCGCGATGGACTACGGCCGCGAGAGCATCATCAAGGACGACTGGAAGAAGATCTTCCGCGACGACGAGCTCGACAAGAACCTTGCGCGGATGCTGCACCTCGACAAGATCGAGCGCTGA
- a CDS encoding triose-phosphate isomerase family protein, translating into MAKVTVGVSLKMYFGHRQAATWFDAVATRVRAHDAVQSGAVELFVTPTFLQVLPAIAAFAGTPVRIGGQDVAAADTGAFTGEVSAAELAEVGASIAEIGHAERRRLFAETDEVVADKTAAALRAGLTPLLCIGETSHQEPSDAAAVAVAQLRAALTDAPAGAVIVAYEPVWAIGAPEPAPHDHIRVVAAALRAALDGDADRTDSTVIYGGAAGPGLLTALGDDVDGVFLGRFAHDPDALVAVLDEAAELAALRQAQGPSGAQGPSGAQGPSGGDS; encoded by the coding sequence ATGGCCAAGGTCACGGTCGGCGTGAGCCTGAAGATGTACTTCGGTCATCGGCAGGCGGCGACCTGGTTCGACGCGGTCGCCACGCGGGTCCGCGCGCACGACGCCGTGCAGTCCGGAGCGGTCGAGCTCTTCGTCACGCCGACGTTCCTTCAGGTGCTCCCCGCGATCGCCGCATTCGCCGGCACCCCCGTGCGGATCGGCGGACAGGACGTCGCCGCAGCCGACACGGGCGCGTTCACCGGCGAGGTCTCGGCTGCCGAGCTCGCCGAGGTGGGCGCCTCGATCGCCGAGATCGGCCACGCCGAGCGCCGTCGCCTCTTCGCCGAGACCGACGAGGTCGTGGCTGACAAGACCGCCGCCGCCCTGCGCGCCGGGCTCACGCCGCTGCTGTGCATCGGCGAGACCTCGCATCAGGAGCCTTCGGATGCCGCCGCCGTCGCCGTCGCCCAGCTGCGTGCCGCCCTCACCGACGCCCCCGCCGGCGCCGTGATCGTCGCCTACGAGCCCGTGTGGGCGATCGGAGCCCCCGAGCCGGCGCCGCACGACCACATCCGTGTCGTCGCGGCCGCCTTGCGTGCCGCGCTCGATGGCGATGCCGACCGCACGGACTCCACCGTCATCTACGGCGGAGCCGCCGGCCCCGGCCTTCTCACCGCGCTCGGCGACGACGTCGACGGCGTCTTCCTCGGCCGATTCGCGCATGATCCGGATGCCCTCGTCGCCGTGCTGGACGAGGCGGCGGAGCTGGCGGCCCTTCGACAAGCTCAGGGACCCAGCGGAGCTCAGGGGCCCAGCGGAGCTCAGGGACCCAGCGGAGGCGACTCATGA
- a CDS encoding BNR repeat-containing protein, whose product MSAGSPGNNVATHRTLQLGRSYTVTADIDIVASAPGGAEWSGIVANVQGTTSLNYYVLRATTAGGTRSGQWQLLKMANNATPTVLTQGTMTAPYGTRLQLSLARDGAQFQVTVRNGATGATLATGAHTLAVIDPARVGGYAGLYSNSGNLQARSFDLTTATPAITPPGAVACKPTGQYDFPGGSGEVLETVPVGTTFAGIPVTQRVLTDGDDQYVAYYNAQRGMTIAHRSLSAATPTWTTKVLPTTLGWDSHNYISIGLDRNRNLHVAGNMHNVGLIYFRTTTPGNVNSLTRVTNMVSASTENSVTYPEFVNRQDGSLVFSHRNGGSGDGVTYFNVFNETSDTWSRLVDQPLFNGTGSATNPSGTWNAYFENPLLGPDGNFHMVWVWRDTGDAATNSMLTYARSANLVDWFDSAGNPLTSPFRYGDADVVDPVPDGGGLLNGNAKLGFDADGTPIISYHKYDDTGRSQIYVARADGTGDWDISQVSNWEGRWSFGGGGSLDFKVIMGGSQVMSDGNIRVDFRCEGSPQSIVVNDSLTGVAQAPTPPLPASVTTVRGTYPGLKVNLQTDLNGAAAAGGTWYLRWESLPSNLDQPRAEWPQSGSGIELVRIGVPEE is encoded by the coding sequence TTGTCCGCGGGCTCACCGGGGAACAACGTCGCGACCCACCGAACACTGCAACTCGGGCGGTCGTACACAGTCACCGCTGATATCGACATCGTCGCGTCCGCGCCCGGCGGCGCCGAGTGGTCAGGGATCGTCGCCAACGTCCAGGGCACCACGTCGCTGAACTACTACGTGCTCCGGGCGACGACCGCCGGTGGCACTCGATCCGGCCAGTGGCAGCTGCTGAAGATGGCCAACAATGCGACCCCCACGGTCCTCACGCAGGGCACGATGACCGCTCCCTATGGGACGCGCCTGCAGCTGAGCTTGGCGCGAGACGGCGCACAGTTCCAGGTGACGGTTCGCAACGGGGCGACGGGAGCTACTCTCGCCACGGGTGCACACACCCTCGCCGTCATCGACCCTGCGCGAGTCGGCGGCTACGCCGGGCTCTACTCGAATTCGGGCAATCTCCAGGCGCGGTCGTTCGATCTCACCACCGCCACTCCGGCCATCACCCCGCCGGGCGCCGTGGCCTGCAAGCCCACCGGGCAGTACGACTTCCCTGGCGGCAGCGGAGAGGTTCTCGAGACGGTGCCGGTGGGCACCACCTTCGCCGGAATACCCGTGACGCAGCGCGTCCTGACCGACGGCGACGACCAGTACGTCGCGTACTACAACGCGCAGCGCGGCATGACCATCGCGCATCGCAGTCTTTCCGCCGCGACCCCCACCTGGACGACGAAGGTCCTCCCCACCACGCTCGGCTGGGACAGCCACAACTACATCTCCATCGGGCTCGACCGCAACCGCAACCTCCACGTCGCCGGCAACATGCATAACGTCGGCCTGATCTACTTCCGCACCACGACGCCGGGCAACGTCAACTCCCTGACACGCGTGACGAACATGGTGAGCGCCAGCACCGAGAACTCGGTCACGTACCCGGAGTTCGTGAACAGGCAGGACGGCAGCCTCGTCTTCAGCCACCGCAATGGCGGCTCCGGGGATGGCGTCACGTACTTCAACGTCTTCAACGAGACCTCCGACACCTGGTCCCGGCTCGTCGACCAGCCCCTCTTCAACGGAACCGGTTCGGCCACCAACCCCTCGGGCACGTGGAACGCCTACTTCGAGAACCCGCTTCTCGGTCCGGACGGCAACTTCCATATGGTCTGGGTCTGGAGGGACACGGGTGACGCGGCGACGAACAGCATGCTCACGTACGCGCGCAGCGCGAACCTCGTCGACTGGTTCGACAGCGCGGGCAACCCGCTCACGTCGCCGTTCCGCTATGGCGATGCCGACGTCGTGGATCCCGTTCCCGACGGAGGAGGACTGCTCAACGGCAACGCGAAGCTCGGCTTCGACGCGGATGGCACGCCCATCATCAGCTACCACAAGTACGACGACACGGGTCGCTCGCAGATCTATGTCGCCCGTGCGGACGGCACAGGCGACTGGGACATCAGCCAGGTCAGCAACTGGGAAGGACGCTGGAGCTTTGGCGGCGGAGGAAGCCTCGACTTCAAGGTCATCATGGGCGGATCTCAGGTCATGAGCGACGGGAACATCCGCGTCGACTTCCGGTGCGAAGGATCACCCCAGAGCATCGTGGTGAACGATTCGCTGACCGGGGTGGCTCAGGCGCCCACACCGCCCCTGCCCGCATCGGTCACCACCGTTCGCGGCACCTACCCGGGGCTCAAGGTCAACCTCCAGACCGACCTCAACGGAGCCGCCGCTGCGGGAGGAACCTGGTACCTCCGCTGGGAGTCGCTGCCCAGCAACCTGGACCAGCCTCGCGCTGAGTGGCCACAGTCAGGGAGTGGCATCGAGCTCGTTCGGATCGGAGTCCCTGAGGAATAG
- a CDS encoding FadR/GntR family transcriptional regulator — MPAFPGEPVDDIAAALTAMPSGTPVSEVARRLLDLFTGGSIAPGTRLPPERQLSASLGVGRSAVREALAALEILGIVDVRPGSGTYLRGAASELLPQTLRWGLLIGERNTAQLLELREGLEIFVARLAAARADAAIIARLEKSVERMRASIDDLSTFARADLDFHHALAEAAGNETLTDHVHVVRSLLQVYADRAVHDPAHAEQAVAEHGAVLDAVRAGDPDAAASAMAIHMSTATKRLLDA, encoded by the coding sequence ATGCCCGCTTTTCCCGGAGAACCGGTGGATGACATCGCCGCCGCCCTGACGGCCATGCCGTCGGGCACGCCGGTGTCGGAGGTGGCCCGTCGCCTCCTCGACCTCTTCACCGGTGGCTCCATCGCCCCGGGTACTCGTCTGCCCCCTGAGCGCCAGCTCTCCGCGTCGCTCGGCGTCGGGCGATCCGCGGTGCGTGAGGCGCTCGCCGCCCTGGAGATCCTCGGGATCGTCGACGTGCGGCCCGGTTCCGGCACGTATCTCCGGGGGGCAGCGAGCGAGCTGCTGCCGCAGACGCTCCGCTGGGGGCTGCTGATCGGGGAGCGCAACACCGCCCAGCTGCTGGAGCTGCGCGAGGGATTGGAGATCTTCGTCGCGCGCCTGGCCGCGGCCCGCGCCGATGCCGCGATCATCGCGCGCCTCGAGAAGAGCGTCGAGCGGATGCGAGCGAGCATCGACGACCTCTCCACGTTCGCCCGCGCCGACCTGGACTTCCACCACGCGCTCGCCGAGGCCGCGGGGAACGAGACGCTGACCGATCACGTGCACGTCGTGCGATCGCTGCTGCAGGTCTACGCCGACCGTGCCGTGCACGACCCCGCGCACGCCGAGCAGGCGGTCGCCGAGCACGGCGCCGTGCTGGATGCCGTGCGGGCCGGCGATCCGGATGCCGCGGCGTCGGCCATGGCGATCCACATGTCGACCGCCACCAAGCGCCTCCTCGACGCCTGA
- a CDS encoding Gfo/Idh/MocA family protein — translation MTGPLRLVQVGAGGMGRAWLRTIAESPEVELAGLVDLDLDVARAALSDAGLHGVEVGRSTAEVADAVGADAVVNVTVPEAHLVVNEEALGAGYPVLCEKPAAPTVVTALIQAGIAELSGRLLMISQSRRYFASLRELRRQAEALGTIGTVSTEFFKAPHFGGFREEMPHVLLVDMAIHAFDAARFVIGAEPVSVYCEEYNPSWSWYAGAANAAAVFEFEGGTRYVYNGSWCAPGQETSWNGSWRVSAAEGTATWDGEGSPIVHRPDAGESVTVAAPPIREEIAGSLEAFVDALRTGAEPENSIRTNLRSLAMVEGAVASAETGARVRIDDVLERARETASAQTRRDDVREWLRGASIAR, via the coding sequence ATGACGGGCCCGCTGCGCCTGGTGCAGGTCGGCGCCGGTGGGATGGGGCGCGCGTGGCTGCGCACGATCGCCGAGAGCCCGGAGGTCGAGCTGGCAGGTCTCGTCGACCTCGACCTCGACGTGGCTCGCGCCGCGCTGTCGGATGCCGGACTGCACGGCGTCGAAGTCGGCAGGAGCACGGCGGAGGTCGCGGATGCCGTCGGTGCCGACGCCGTCGTGAACGTCACGGTGCCCGAGGCGCATCTCGTCGTGAACGAGGAGGCTCTGGGCGCGGGGTATCCGGTGCTGTGCGAGAAGCCCGCGGCGCCGACGGTGGTGACCGCCCTGATCCAGGCCGGGATCGCCGAGCTCTCCGGTCGGCTGCTCATGATCAGCCAGTCGCGGCGGTACTTCGCCTCCCTCAGGGAGCTGCGGCGGCAGGCTGAGGCGCTGGGGACGATCGGCACCGTGAGCACGGAGTTCTTCAAGGCTCCGCACTTCGGCGGTTTCCGCGAGGAGATGCCGCACGTGCTGCTGGTCGACATGGCCATCCACGCCTTCGACGCCGCACGCTTCGTCATCGGCGCCGAACCCGTCTCGGTGTACTGCGAGGAGTACAACCCGTCGTGGAGCTGGTACGCCGGTGCAGCCAACGCGGCCGCCGTGTTCGAGTTCGAGGGCGGCACCCGCTACGTCTACAACGGCAGCTGGTGCGCGCCGGGGCAGGAGACGTCGTGGAACGGTTCATGGCGTGTGAGTGCCGCCGAGGGCACGGCGACCTGGGACGGCGAGGGGTCGCCGATCGTGCATCGACCGGACGCGGGTGAGTCCGTGACGGTCGCCGCGCCGCCGATCCGCGAGGAGATCGCCGGGTCGCTCGAGGCGTTCGTCGACGCCCTGCGCACCGGAGCCGAACCGGAGAACAGCATCCGGACGAACCTGCGGAGCCTCGCGATGGTCGAGGGTGCCGTGGCGTCGGCGGAGACCGGTGCGAGGGTGCGGATCGATGATGTGCTGGAGCGGGCGCGAGAGACGGCGAGCGCTCAGACCCGCCGGGATGACGTGCGCGAGTGGCTCCGGGGGGCGTCGATCGCGCGCTGA
- a CDS encoding sugar phosphate isomerase/epimerase family protein, producing the protein MIGLGTYAYFWQHSDRAPEPLSLIGAFEDTRAQGVDLFQICDYAPLERMSDDEVRDAAAAARDLGLTIELGTKGIVPAHLSRFLELAAIFDARLVRSMLYGPDSRPTLDEAETWLRDSIRSYEAAGVTLALETYEQVPTAELVGIIERVGSPNLGICLDPANVVAQLENPKTCVELTAALTKNIHVKDFAFARQPGWVGFTYSGAAMGTGLHDYAQLLAAVQPRERGINEIVEHWLPWQDDAETTIRTEREWTRTALDYLRSTTS; encoded by the coding sequence ATGATCGGCCTCGGCACCTACGCCTACTTCTGGCAGCACTCCGACCGCGCGCCCGAGCCGTTGAGCCTGATCGGCGCTTTCGAGGACACCCGCGCCCAGGGCGTCGACCTGTTCCAGATCTGCGACTACGCGCCCCTCGAGCGGATGAGCGACGACGAGGTGCGAGACGCTGCCGCGGCCGCCCGTGACCTCGGCCTCACGATCGAGCTCGGCACGAAGGGCATCGTCCCCGCGCACCTCTCGCGCTTCCTCGAGCTCGCCGCGATCTTCGACGCACGGCTCGTGCGGAGCATGCTGTACGGACCCGACTCCCGGCCGACGCTCGACGAGGCGGAGACCTGGCTGCGCGACAGCATCCGCTCCTACGAGGCCGCCGGCGTGACACTCGCGCTCGAGACCTACGAGCAGGTGCCGACCGCCGAGCTCGTCGGCATCATCGAACGCGTCGGCAGCCCGAACCTCGGCATCTGCCTGGATCCGGCGAACGTCGTCGCCCAGCTGGAGAACCCGAAGACCTGCGTCGAGCTGACCGCGGCGCTCACGAAGAACATCCATGTGAAGGACTTCGCGTTCGCCCGTCAGCCCGGCTGGGTCGGCTTCACCTACTCCGGTGCCGCCATGGGCACCGGGCTGCACGACTACGCGCAGCTGCTCGCCGCCGTGCAGCCGCGCGAACGCGGCATCAACGAGATCGTCGAGCACTGGCTGCCCTGGCAGGACGACGCAGAGACCACCATCCGAACCGAGCGGGAATGGACCCGCACCGCACTCGACTACCTGAGGAGCACGACATCATGA
- a CDS encoding ribose-5-phosphate isomerase gives MTDTLRLVIGSDDAGFDYKEILKKDLEQNGIVASVVDVGVDADGHTAYPRVAIAAAELVAKGEADRALLICGTGLGVAIAANKVPGIRAVTAHDSFSVERGVLSNDAQILTMGQRVIGIELARRLVREWLTYRFDPSSASAEKVAVIGEYESTGSC, from the coding sequence ATGACTGACACCCTCCGCCTCGTGATCGGCAGCGACGACGCCGGCTTCGACTACAAGGAGATCCTGAAGAAGGACCTCGAGCAGAACGGCATCGTCGCGAGCGTGGTCGACGTCGGAGTGGATGCCGACGGCCACACCGCGTACCCGCGCGTCGCGATCGCCGCCGCCGAGCTCGTCGCCAAGGGCGAAGCCGACCGCGCCCTGCTGATCTGCGGCACGGGACTCGGCGTCGCGATCGCCGCGAACAAGGTCCCCGGCATCCGTGCCGTCACCGCGCATGACTCGTTCTCGGTCGAGCGCGGCGTGCTCTCCAACGACGCGCAGATCCTCACGATGGGTCAGCGCGTGATCGGCATCGAGCTCGCCCGCCGCCTCGTGCGCGAGTGGCTGACGTACCGCTTCGACCCGAGCAGCGCCTCGGCCGAGAAGGTCGCGGTCATCGGCGAATACGAGTCCACCGGATCCTGCTGA
- a CDS encoding LacI family DNA-binding transcriptional regulator: protein MSKSTRSPATYKDIQRLTGLSLATISKYYNGRNVLASNREAIEAAAAELNYRPNAFASSLRRGVTRTVGVLLPSFQNPFHLEIVVGIEKYLRTHGIGVLVTSNEQDGTPSSVNAVELLLSRRVDGIIGVPALSDSSALATAVSIGIPVVTVDWLPSGLDADSVSLDNVQAGKVATQHLIDHGHRTLGALVGEEGMWSLQGRLDGFLAAARAAGVTIADDHIQRAPINVDYGYAAMMRLLAAETRPTAVFAGNYDLTVGAVAAVNDSGLRLGHDISLVGFDSVELAKVTSPKLTVYVQPVEQIATEAARIMNARLDDPDSTTSHVMLELPGHLQIGASVRRLTD, encoded by the coding sequence TTGTCGAAAAGCACCAGATCTCCCGCAACGTACAAGGACATCCAGCGGCTGACGGGCTTGTCGCTGGCGACGATCTCGAAGTACTACAACGGGCGAAACGTTCTTGCCTCGAACAGGGAAGCGATCGAGGCGGCGGCTGCGGAACTGAACTACCGGCCGAACGCGTTCGCCAGCAGCCTGCGGCGCGGCGTCACCCGAACCGTCGGCGTTCTGCTGCCGTCTTTTCAGAATCCCTTCCACCTCGAGATCGTCGTCGGAATCGAGAAGTATCTGCGCACTCACGGCATCGGCGTGCTGGTGACTTCCAATGAGCAGGATGGGACCCCATCCAGCGTCAACGCCGTCGAGCTGCTCCTCAGCAGAAGAGTCGATGGCATCATCGGCGTTCCGGCACTGTCGGACTCGTCGGCGCTCGCAACCGCCGTCTCTATCGGCATCCCCGTCGTCACTGTCGACTGGCTCCCGAGTGGACTGGACGCTGACTCGGTCTCGCTCGACAACGTGCAGGCGGGCAAGGTCGCAACCCAGCATCTGATCGATCACGGCCATCGGACCCTCGGCGCCCTGGTCGGCGAAGAGGGAATGTGGAGCCTGCAGGGCAGGCTCGATGGTTTCCTCGCGGCGGCTCGTGCCGCCGGCGTCACCATCGCCGACGACCACATCCAACGCGCCCCGATCAACGTGGACTACGGGTATGCGGCGATGATGCGGTTGCTCGCGGCGGAGACGCGCCCGACGGCGGTGTTCGCTGGGAACTACGACCTGACCGTCGGCGCCGTCGCCGCCGTGAACGATTCCGGGCTCCGCCTCGGGCACGACATCTCTCTCGTCGGCTTCGACTCCGTCGAGCTCGCCAAGGTGACGAGCCCGAAACTGACGGTCTACGTGCAGCCCGTCGAGCAGATCGCGACCGAGGCCGCTCGAATCATGAACGCTCGACTGGACGACCCGGATTCGACGACGAGCCACGTGATGCTCGAGCTTCCCGGACACCTCCAGATCGGCGCATCTGTTCGACGGCTGACCGACTGA
- a CDS encoding dihydroxyacetone kinase family protein — MTRLWNDPADFADEMIAGFIAANERSVRGVPGGVVRSTVVPEGQVAVVIGGGSGHYPAFGGLVGQGLAHGAVMGNLFASPSTQQVHTVAKAADRGAGVFLSYGNYAGDVLNFDAAQEKLRAEGIACETVTVTDDIFSASAEEKHKRRGIAGDLTVFRTAAAAAEAGYDLAGVTRVATLANERTRSFGVAFSGCTLPGAPEPLFTVPAGRMAIGLGIHGEPGIDETDIPTADGLAELLVSRLLDEVPDGVETSGARVVPILNGLGSLKYEEMFVVYRRIAQLLADAGLVLVDPHVGEYCTSFDMAGTSLTLFWLDDELEQLWETPVDTPAYRRGSVIAAARAEVTEADAVAEAAIERGDDESVAAATVVQAAVQRIVDTVDEHVEEFGRIDAIAGDGDHGIGMQRGSHAALAAATTAARAGAGAATTLSHAADAWADRAGGTSGALWGVILNAIAARLGDAGRPDAAAVASGVAAGARGVMEYGKAEVGDKTLVDALVPFSSTLTAAVDGGSSLVDAWRTAADAATRAAAATADLLPRMGRARAHGQHSVGTPDPGAHSLALIVTAVGDLLADLERNSND; from the coding sequence ATGACCAGGCTCTGGAACGATCCCGCCGACTTCGCGGACGAGATGATCGCGGGCTTCATCGCCGCGAACGAGCGCTCGGTGCGCGGGGTTCCCGGTGGTGTGGTGCGCAGCACGGTCGTGCCCGAGGGTCAGGTCGCCGTCGTGATCGGGGGCGGCTCCGGCCACTACCCGGCGTTCGGTGGACTCGTCGGCCAGGGCCTCGCCCATGGTGCCGTGATGGGCAACCTGTTCGCCTCGCCCTCCACCCAGCAGGTGCACACCGTGGCCAAGGCGGCCGACCGCGGCGCGGGAGTCTTCCTCAGCTACGGCAACTATGCGGGCGACGTACTGAACTTCGACGCCGCGCAGGAGAAGCTCCGCGCCGAGGGCATCGCCTGCGAGACCGTCACCGTGACCGACGACATCTTCAGCGCCTCGGCAGAGGAGAAGCACAAGCGACGCGGCATCGCCGGCGACCTCACGGTGTTCCGCACCGCTGCCGCCGCCGCCGAGGCGGGCTACGACCTGGCCGGCGTCACCCGCGTCGCGACGCTCGCCAACGAGCGCACGCGCTCCTTCGGCGTCGCCTTCAGCGGATGCACGCTCCCCGGAGCCCCCGAGCCCCTGTTCACGGTCCCCGCCGGACGGATGGCCATCGGCCTCGGCATCCACGGTGAACCGGGCATCGACGAGACCGACATCCCGACGGCCGACGGCCTGGCCGAGCTTCTCGTCAGCCGTCTGCTCGACGAGGTTCCGGACGGCGTCGAGACCTCCGGTGCCCGCGTCGTGCCCATCCTCAACGGCCTCGGCTCGCTGAAGTACGAGGAGATGTTCGTCGTCTACCGCCGCATCGCCCAGCTGCTCGCGGATGCGGGTCTGGTCCTCGTCGATCCGCACGTGGGCGAGTACTGCACGAGCTTCGACATGGCCGGTACCTCCCTCACGCTCTTCTGGCTGGACGACGAGCTCGAGCAGCTCTGGGAGACCCCGGTCGACACCCCCGCCTACCGTCGGGGCTCCGTGATCGCCGCCGCACGCGCGGAGGTCACCGAGGCGGATGCCGTCGCCGAGGCCGCGATCGAACGCGGTGACGACGAGTCGGTTGCCGCTGCCACTGTCGTGCAGGCCGCCGTGCAGCGCATCGTGGACACGGTCGACGAGCACGTCGAGGAGTTCGGCCGCATCGACGCCATCGCCGGAGACGGCGACCACGGCATCGGCATGCAGCGCGGCTCACACGCCGCGCTCGCCGCCGCCACCACCGCGGCCCGAGCCGGCGCGGGGGCGGCGACCACCCTGTCGCACGCCGCCGACGCCTGGGCCGACCGGGCAGGCGGCACCTCGGGCGCCCTGTGGGGCGTCATCCTGAACGCGATCGCCGCACGCCTCGGCGATGCGGGACGACCGGATGCCGCAGCCGTCGCGTCGGGCGTCGCCGCCGGAGCGCGCGGAGTGATGGAGTACGGCAAGGCGGAGGTCGGCGACAAGACCCTGGTCGACGCCCTCGTGCCCTTCAGCAGCACCCTGACCGCCGCGGTCGACGGGGGCTCCTCCCTCGTAGACGCCTGGCGGACCGCTGCGGATGCCGCCACCCGCGCCGCCGCCGCCACGGCCGACCTGCTCCCCCGCATGGGCCGCGCCCGCGCCCACGGGCAGCACAGCGTCGGCACACCCGATCCCGGCGCGCACTCTCTCGCCCTGATCGTGACCGCTGTCGGCGACCTGCTCGCCGACCTCGAAAGGAACAGCAATGACTGA